In Lycium ferocissimum isolate CSIRO_LF1 chromosome 11, AGI_CSIRO_Lferr_CH_V1, whole genome shotgun sequence, a single genomic region encodes these proteins:
- the LOC132035879 gene encoding receptor-like serine/threonine-protein kinase SD1-8 has product MNSFTKFPTNLTIVYTQILQKLKNTPFLKSTMKNINTKQHNFHLCSCYFFLISQILLPILAIPTPTPTTNTITTKNPLTIHKTLISKTKKFELGFFTPGGPNSDKWYLGIWYREIQETTMVWVANRENPVNNSSSSSLPVLKLSQDGRLVIYDGAGNSLWYSNKPQDFNYPTDTKFIAQLLDSGNFVVRPENDENKESYLWQSFDYPTDTLLPGMKLGWDSKTGLNRNITSWKSPFDPAPGNYTFKLDINGLPEAFLTNREKVFYRSGPWNGVGFSGVPEMRPTEVITFEFQMNKDQVYYTFEVLDKKICSRLLVKHNGFLERYTWIPTSHIWNKFWYAPKDQCDFYEECGVSGICNANLSPVCKCLVGYKPKNQVAWDLRDGSDGCVRDHDLDCKTDVFNTLKNMKLPKSSTSFVDTKMNLDECKEMCRYNCSCTAYTTANVTGAGSGCVLWTKELVDMRQYSAAEGGQVLYVRVAASDAAQSGNVGSEDGSGKIKRIAMATGITAGVVLVLIGVVSICLLSKRKKLEGPIIRKKTEQRGSKERSQDLLVNTAIIPSKREISGETEVDEFELPLFDLSTLAVATEDFSDATKLGQGGFGCVYKGIIDDDQEIAVKRLSKNSGQGVEEFKNELRLIARLQHRNLVRLLGCCVEMGEKMLIYEYMENKSLDSILFNKQKSALLDWQRRFSIICGIARGLLYLHQDSRFRIIHRDLKASNILLDKDMIPKISDFGMARIFGGDETEGNTKRVVGTYGYMSPEYAMDGLFSVKSDVFSFGVLVLEIVTGKKNRGFYFQNSQRNLLGHAWRLWIEGIASELLDSTVGELFSPCEVMRCIQVGLLCVQEQAEDRPNMATVVLMLGSESATLPQPKHPGFCLGRRPVDDYSETIYEETFTVNEVTITMLEAR; this is encoded by the exons atgaattctttCACCAAATTCCCCACAAATCTCACAATTGTCTATACGCAAATACTACAAAAGCTTAAAAACACCCCATTCTTGAAGTCAACAATGAAAAACATCAACACCAAACAACACAATTTTCACCTATGTTCTTGCTACTTCTTTCTAATTTCACAAATTCTTTTACCAATTCTTGCAAtaccaacaccaacaccaacaactaACACAATCACAACCAAAAATCCACTTACAATACACAAAACTTTAAtctctaaaacaaaaaaattcgaGTTAGGATTTTTCACTCCAGGTGGTCCAAATTCAGACAAATGGTATCTAGGAATATGGTACagagaaattcaagaaacaactATGGTTTGGGTTGCAAACAGAGAAAACCCCGTTAACAATTCATCTTCATCGTCTTTACCTGTTTTAAAACTTAGCCAAGATGGTCGTCTTGTTATTTATGACGGTGCTGGAAATTCTCTCTGGTACTCGAATAAACCTCAGGATTTTAATTATCCCACAGATACTAAATTTATTGCTCAGTTATTAGATTCAGGGAATTTCGTCGTTCGTCCTGAGAACGACGAAAATAAGGAGAGTTATTTATGGCAGAGTTTTGATTATCCTACTGATACTTTGTTACCAGGGATGAAACTTGGGTGGGACTCGAAAACAGGGTTAAATAGGAATATTACTTCATGGAAATCTCCATTTGATCCAGCACCTGGAAATTATACGTTTAAACTTGATATTAATGGTTTACCAGAAGCTTTTTTGACAAATAGAGAGAAAGTTTTTTATAGGAGTGGACCTTGGAATGGAGTTGGATTTAGTGGTGTACCAGAAATGAGGCCTACAGAGGTTATAACATTCGAGTTTCAGATGAACAAAGATCAAGTTTACTACACATTCGAG GTACTCGACAAGAAAATATGTTCAAGATTGTTAGTGAAGCATAATGGTTTCTTAGAGAGGTACACTTGGATTCCGACTAGTCATATTTGGAACAAATTCTGGTATGCGCCAAAAGACCAATGTGATTTTTACGAAGAGTGCGGCGTTTCTGGAATTTGTAATGCGAATCTTTCGCCAGTGTGCAAATGTCTAGTGGGCTACAAGCCCAAAAATCAAGTGGCATGGGATTTAAGAGATGGATCAGATGGATGTGTTAGGGACCATGATTTGGATTGTAAAACTGATGTTTTTAACACATTGAAGAACATGAAATTGCCAAAGAGTTCGACTTCATTTGTGGATACTaagatgaatttggatgaatgTAAAGAAATGTGTAGGTACAACTGTTCATGCACGGCATACACCACTGCGAACGTGACGGGGGCGGGTTCTGGATGTGTCCTTTGGACAAAGGAATTAGTCGACATGAGGCAATATTCAGCGGCAGAAGGTGGACAAGTTCTCTACGTTAGAGTTGCCGCTTCTGACGCAG CACAAAGTGGAAATGTGGGATCTGAAGATGGTTCTggcaaaataaaaagaattgcTATGGCTACTGGAATCACAGCTGGTGTTGTTCTTGTGCTAATTGGAGTAGTAAGCATTTGCTTATTatcaaagagaaagaaattggaAGGTCCAATAATAAGAAAGAAGACAGAACAAAGAG GCTCTAAAGAAAGAAGTCAAGATCTTCTAGTGAACACAGCCATTATTCCAAGTAAAAGAGAAATTTCTGGTGAAACTGAGGTGGACGAGTTTGAATTGCCATTATTTGATCTCAGCACCTTAGCCGTGGCTACAGAAGATTTTTCTGATGCAACCAAGTTAGGCCAGGGCGGTTTTGGTTGCGTTTACAAG GGAATAATAGATGATGATCAAGAAATAGCAGTGAAAAGGCTCTCAAAGAATTCAGGCCAAGGAGTAGAGGAATTCAAGAATGAGCTAAGATTGATTGCAAGACTTCAGCACAGAAACCTCGTCCGCCTTCTTGGCTGCTGTGTTGAGATGGGAGAGAAGATGTTGATATACGAATACATGGAAAATAAAAGCTTGGATTCAATCTTATTCA ATAAGCAAAAAAGCGCGTTACTCGATTGGCAAAGGCGATTCAGCATTATTTGTGGAATCGCTCGGGGGCTTCTGTATCTtcatcaagattcaagatttcgGATTATCCATAGAGATCTGAAAGCAAGCAACATTCTCCTTGACAAGGATATGATCCCAAAAATATCAGACTTTGGCATGGCAAGGATTTTCGGAGGCGATGAGACTGAAGGAAATACAAAGAGAGTAGTTGGAACCTA CGGTTATATGTCTCCTGAATATGCGATGGACGGACTGTTCTCTGTTAAATCGGATGTCTTCAGCTTTGGAGTTTTAGTGTTGGAAATTGTAACAGGGAAGAAGAATAGGGGATTTTATTTTCAGAACAGCCAAAGAAACCTTCTTGGCCAT GCATGGAGACTATGGATAGAAGGAATAGCCTCGGAACTACTAGATTCAACAGTTGGAGAATTGTTTTCTCCGTGCGAAGTAATGAGATGCATACAGGTCGGGCTATTGTGTGTTCAGGAGCAAGCAGAAGATAGACCGAACATGGCAACCGTTGTATTGATGTTAGGCAGTGAAAGCGCAACGCTTCCTCAGCCTAAGCACCCTGGATTTTGCCTCGGAAGGAGACCAGTTGACGACTACTCGGAAACTATTTATGAGGAAACTTTTACGGTGAATGAAGTTACAATAACCATGCTTGAAGCTCGTTAG